The proteins below are encoded in one region of Myxococcales bacterium:
- a CDS encoding FliI/YscN family ATPase, whose product MDFDALKARLAESPALLVEGRVRAVTGLSVRLALPGARVGDVVVLKRRGSPLSAEIVGFDAGEAVAIPLGELTGVGVDDPVESTGAPLSVGTGPGLLGRVLDGLGRAADGQPLPPGLVSVPVDRAPPPALGRRPVTEPMATGVRAIDGLMTLGVGQRVGLFAGSGVGKSTLLGAIARGTTADVVVVALVGERGREVGDFLEHSLGEAGRRRSVVVVATSDAPALERLRAVQVATAVAESFRDAGKSVMLLVDSVTRVARAQREVGLAAGEPPARRGYPPSVFALLPRLLERSGQSDKGAITAIYTVLVEGGDMDEPIADEVRGILDGHIVMDRRIAARGHYPAIDAVQSLSRVMDAVVEREHLEAARKVRALVGVYEDKRDLITLGAYAKGSDPRVDRAIAALPEIERFLCQDSQPSSWGDTLDSLGKLGARFG is encoded by the coding sequence ATGGATTTCGACGCCCTCAAGGCCCGCCTGGCGGAGTCCCCGGCGCTCCTGGTCGAGGGGCGAGTCCGGGCGGTAACCGGGCTCTCGGTGCGGTTGGCGCTGCCGGGTGCGCGGGTTGGCGACGTGGTGGTGCTGAAGCGCCGGGGTTCGCCGCTGTCGGCCGAGATCGTGGGTTTCGACGCCGGCGAGGCAGTCGCCATCCCGCTCGGAGAGCTCACCGGTGTCGGGGTGGACGATCCCGTCGAGTCGACGGGCGCACCGCTCTCGGTCGGGACCGGACCCGGGTTGCTCGGTCGTGTGCTCGACGGCCTCGGTCGTGCCGCGGATGGTCAGCCGCTGCCGCCCGGACTCGTTTCGGTTCCGGTGGACCGCGCGCCGCCGCCTGCCCTGGGGCGGCGCCCGGTGACTGAGCCGATGGCGACGGGAGTACGCGCCATCGACGGGCTCATGACCCTGGGGGTCGGCCAGCGTGTCGGTTTGTTTGCTGGGTCGGGTGTCGGCAAGAGCACGTTGCTCGGTGCGATCGCCCGCGGCACCACGGCGGACGTCGTGGTCGTCGCCCTCGTCGGTGAGCGAGGTCGAGAGGTCGGAGATTTTCTGGAGCACTCCTTGGGCGAAGCCGGCCGGCGTCGCTCCGTGGTGGTCGTGGCGACCAGTGACGCACCGGCGCTCGAGCGTCTGCGAGCGGTGCAGGTTGCAACGGCCGTGGCCGAGAGTTTCCGCGACGCAGGCAAGAGTGTGATGCTGCTGGTCGACTCGGTGACGCGAGTCGCGCGCGCCCAGCGCGAGGTGGGCTTGGCGGCGGGGGAGCCGCCGGCTCGACGCGGGTACCCGCCGAGTGTGTTTGCGCTCTTGCCGCGCTTGCTGGAGCGCAGCGGACAAAGTGACAAGGGTGCCATCACAGCCATCTACACGGTGCTCGTCGAAGGGGGCGACATGGACGAACCCATCGCCGACGAAGTGCGCGGCATCCTCGATGGTCACATCGTCATGGATCGGCGCATCGCGGCTCGCGGCCACTACCCAGCGATCGATGCAGTGCAGTCGTTATCGCGGGTGATGGACGCGGTGGTCGAGCGGGAGCACCTCGAGGCTGCGAGGAAGGTGCGAGCGCTGGTGGGGGTCTACGAGGACAAACGCGACCTGATCACGCTGGGCGCCTACGCCAAGGGCAGTGACCCGCGTGTGGATCGAGCCATCGCGGCGCTGCCGGAAATCGAGCGCTTTTTGTGCCAAGACTCCCAGCCGTCCAGCTGGGGCGACACCCTCGACTCGCTCGGCAAGCTGGGCGCGCGCTTCGGCTGA
- a CDS encoding SGNH/GDSL hydrolase family protein, with amino-acid sequence MRPWLRPASVVATALSFVACNGGDEDGGPKVPGDGGGTGSKPGSGGTTQSGGSGGLIATGGQAGSTSGGAAGSAGSGGAGGTLPAGPTRYPATAVTSPITEYVATRLRAIADQNTTRKGDVFMKVGDSHTVSKNLMYCFAGPAQASYQLNLAGHDALLPSIQHFRGGMAAGTTPFDRASLAAVIGKSASWATNGSPSPIAQELGALNARFALVSYGTNDMQMGVSFSSALWPFHENMSKLLEQLEGDGVIPIVAGLLPRGDGALAAIWANVYDIVTRGLAEGRQLPYLSVYLATKDLPKQGLAGDGLHGNAYVAGTTQPCVFTGAGLAYNYNVRNLHSMEQLDVVKRVVLDSAAAPDPTLPATQGDGSPTTPFVIDALPFTHHASTTDSPNSAIGVYSGCGSSADESGPELYYTLVVTQPTPIRAMLFDRSGVDVDLHLLSGGMTGAACKARHDRLIERTLQPGTHTFVVDSFVSAGKPLSGQFMLAIMRCDPSDTACQ; translated from the coding sequence GTGCGCCCCTGGTTACGCCCCGCTTCGGTCGTCGCGACCGCGCTCTCGTTCGTAGCCTGTAACGGCGGGGACGAAGATGGCGGGCCGAAGGTCCCCGGCGACGGTGGTGGCACCGGCAGCAAACCCGGCAGCGGTGGCACGACCCAGAGCGGCGGCAGCGGCGGTCTGATCGCGACGGGCGGCCAGGCCGGCAGCACGAGCGGCGGCGCGGCAGGCAGCGCCGGCTCAGGTGGCGCGGGCGGCACTCTCCCCGCGGGTCCGACGCGTTACCCGGCAACCGCGGTGACCTCGCCGATCACCGAGTACGTCGCGACGCGACTGCGGGCGATTGCAGACCAGAACACCACCCGCAAGGGTGACGTGTTCATGAAGGTGGGCGACTCCCATACCGTCAGCAAGAACCTGATGTACTGCTTCGCCGGCCCCGCCCAGGCGAGTTATCAGCTGAACCTCGCGGGCCACGACGCACTCTTGCCAAGCATCCAGCATTTTCGAGGAGGAATGGCCGCCGGCACCACTCCCTTCGATCGTGCGTCGCTCGCGGCCGTCATCGGTAAGTCCGCCAGCTGGGCAACGAACGGCAGCCCTTCGCCCATTGCCCAGGAGCTCGGCGCGCTCAACGCGCGGTTTGCGCTGGTCAGCTACGGCACCAACGACATGCAGATGGGCGTCTCGTTCTCCAGCGCCCTCTGGCCGTTTCACGAGAACATGTCGAAGCTGCTCGAGCAGCTCGAGGGCGACGGCGTCATCCCGATCGTCGCGGGCCTCTTGCCGCGTGGCGATGGCGCGCTGGCCGCGATCTGGGCCAACGTCTACGACATCGTGACGCGCGGTCTCGCCGAGGGTCGGCAGCTTCCGTACCTGAGCGTCTACCTGGCAACCAAGGACCTGCCCAAACAGGGCCTGGCCGGTGACGGTCTGCACGGCAACGCTTACGTCGCGGGCACTACCCAGCCGTGTGTGTTCACGGGCGCAGGGCTCGCGTACAACTACAACGTTCGCAACCTGCACAGCATGGAGCAGCTCGACGTGGTGAAACGCGTCGTGCTCGACTCCGCCGCCGCACCCGACCCCACGCTGCCGGCCACGCAAGGTGATGGCAGCCCGACGACCCCATTCGTGATCGACGCGCTGCCGTTCACCCACCACGCCAGCACCACGGACTCCCCCAACAGCGCCATCGGCGTGTATTCGGGCTGCGGCTCCAGCGCAGACGAATCGGGCCCCGAGCTCTACTACACGCTGGTCGTGACGCAGCCGACGCCGATCCGAGCGATGCTCTTCGACCGGAGCGGAGTCGACGTGGATCTCCACCTGCTGTCGGGTGGCATGACCGGGGCCGCGTGCAAGGCGCGGCACGACCGGCTGATTGAACGCACACTCCAGCCCGGCACCCACACCTTCGTGGTCGACAGCTTCGTCTCCGCGGGCAAGCCGCTGTCGGGGCAGTTCATGCTCGCGATCATGCGCTGCGACCCGAGCGATACCGCGTGCCAGTGA
- a CDS encoding aminotransferase class I/II-fold pyridoxal phosphate-dependent enzyme has protein sequence MGLKDKISERGKRILLSPTVMRWVSDDRVMRAAEGLMDAPSRVKAAWSVLKSGHELPAIDPAVDDSMGEVDARSTPTKARTNGASHATAATARSLGSEDMKESLKERSSLSGIGGRDVFEKCFQFSAADNARKMGIYPYFRPLDLNDGPEAVIDGKRVVMFGSNNYLGLTTHPKVREASKAAIDRFGTSMTGSRLVNGSMKLHEEFEEKLAAWFGKESALVFTTGYQVNIATCSALLSNKKSVGVIDRNVHASLYDGVRLGQAAGARLVRYRHNDAESLDKALEKIDAGEGALVVTDGVFSAEGEIAKLDELVPVVKKHGARVFVDDAHALGVIGPGGRGTAHLFGLENQVDLMGGTFSKSLASIGGWLVGERKVLDYIRHFAPSFLFAAAAAPPNVAAAMAAFELLQEEGWRITKLRENFSYMRDGLKNLGFDLGHTQTAVIPIYIREDLRTIMMWRDLLEEYGIYTNPFISPGVPPKHAMLRTSYMATHEREHLDRGLEAFEKVGKKYGVI, from the coding sequence ATGGGACTGAAAGACAAGATCTCGGAACGCGGCAAGCGCATCCTCCTGAGCCCGACGGTCATGCGTTGGGTCTCGGACGACCGCGTGATGCGGGCCGCCGAAGGCCTGATGGATGCTCCCTCCCGCGTGAAGGCGGCGTGGAGCGTGTTGAAGAGTGGCCACGAGCTCCCCGCCATCGACCCAGCGGTCGATGACTCGATGGGTGAGGTGGACGCGCGTTCGACGCCGACGAAAGCGCGGACCAACGGTGCTTCGCATGCGACCGCCGCCACCGCCCGCTCCCTCGGCTCCGAGGACATGAAGGAGTCGCTCAAGGAGCGCAGCTCCCTGTCCGGCATCGGCGGCCGCGATGTGTTCGAGAAGTGTTTCCAGTTCAGCGCTGCGGACAACGCGCGCAAGATGGGGATCTACCCATACTTCCGGCCGCTGGATCTGAACGACGGACCCGAAGCCGTGATCGACGGCAAGCGCGTCGTGATGTTCGGTTCGAACAACTACCTCGGCTTGACCACTCACCCCAAGGTGCGCGAAGCCTCCAAGGCGGCCATCGACCGCTTCGGTACGAGCATGACCGGCTCTCGCCTCGTCAACGGCTCGATGAAGCTGCACGAGGAGTTCGAAGAGAAGCTGGCCGCCTGGTTCGGCAAAGAGAGCGCCCTCGTCTTCACGACCGGCTACCAGGTGAACATCGCCACCTGCTCCGCCCTGCTCAGCAACAAGAAGAGCGTCGGGGTCATCGACCGCAACGTACACGCTTCGCTCTACGACGGCGTGCGGCTGGGGCAGGCGGCGGGCGCGCGGCTGGTGCGTTACCGCCACAACGACGCCGAATCCCTGGACAAGGCCCTGGAGAAGATCGACGCCGGCGAGGGCGCCCTGGTCGTCACCGACGGGGTGTTCAGCGCAGAGGGCGAGATCGCAAAACTCGACGAGCTCGTGCCCGTGGTGAAAAAGCACGGCGCCCGGGTGTTTGTCGACGATGCCCACGCCCTCGGCGTGATCGGCCCGGGCGGACGGGGAACCGCTCACCTATTCGGCCTCGAGAACCAGGTCGACCTGATGGGCGGCACCTTCAGCAAATCGCTGGCCAGCATCGGCGGCTGGCTCGTCGGGGAGCGCAAGGTGCTGGACTACATCCGCCACTTTGCACCGAGCTTCCTGTTCGCCGCCGCCGCCGCCCCGCCCAACGTCGCGGCCGCCATGGCCGCCTTCGAGCTCTTGCAGGAAGAGGGTTGGCGGATCACGAAGCTGCGCGAGAACTTCTCCTACATGCGCGACGGTCTGAAGAACCTCGGCTTCGATCTTGGCCACACCCAGACCGCCGTGATCCCGATCTACATTCGGGAAGACCTGCGCACGATCATGATGTGGCGCGACCTCTTGGAAGAGTACGGCATCTACACCAACCCGTTCATCTCGCCCGGAGTCCCGCCGAAACACGCCATGCTGCGCACCAGCTACATGGCAACCCACGAGCGCGAGCACCTGGATCGCGGACTGGAAGCCTTCGAGAAGGTCGGCAAGAAGTACGGTGTAATCTAG
- the truA gene encoding tRNA pseudouridine(38-40) synthase TruA — MTSREPCFGVLLSVAYEGGPFSGFARQPEARTIAGELDGAVRAIDPSASLVRGVSRTDAGVHARAQCVAFDSERDIPARGWALALAQHLPDEISVVRAARVPAGYDPRSHALRKTYRYSLLESVVRDPFLARHAWRVAERLNQPAMENEARALLGEHDFRGFRAAGDARDDTVRHILRAEVERSSVDPRRLDIVVTGNRFLYKMMRIISGALVDVGRGRLAPGAVDRALKSLSRDDLGITAPPEGLCLESVVLDAAGTDAWPDQFPRD, encoded by the coding sequence GTGACCTCTCGAGAGCCCTGTTTCGGCGTGCTCCTCAGCGTGGCCTACGAAGGTGGGCCGTTCTCTGGTTTTGCGCGCCAGCCTGAAGCACGCACGATCGCCGGCGAGCTCGACGGTGCAGTGCGCGCGATCGATCCGAGCGCGTCGCTCGTGCGCGGAGTGAGCAGGACGGACGCGGGCGTACACGCGCGCGCGCAGTGCGTCGCGTTCGATAGCGAGAGAGACATCCCAGCGCGGGGCTGGGCGCTCGCGTTGGCGCAGCATCTGCCTGACGAGATCTCCGTCGTGCGCGCGGCGCGCGTGCCCGCCGGCTACGATCCGCGCTCACACGCGCTCCGCAAGACGTACCGTTATTCGCTGCTCGAGAGTGTGGTTCGAGATCCGTTCCTCGCGCGACACGCCTGGCGCGTCGCCGAGAGGTTGAACCAGCCAGCCATGGAGAACGAAGCCCGGGCGCTCCTGGGTGAGCACGACTTCCGTGGATTTCGCGCGGCGGGCGACGCCCGCGATGACACCGTTCGGCACATCTTGCGCGCCGAGGTCGAGCGCTCCTCCGTGGACCCTCGCCGTCTCGACATCGTGGTGACCGGAAATCGCTTCCTGTACAAGATGATGCGCATCATCAGCGGGGCGCTGGTGGACGTCGGGCGGGGCCGGCTCGCGCCCGGCGCGGTCGACCGCGCACTGAAGAGCCTGTCCCGAGACGACCTCGGCATCACGGCTCCCCCCGAGGGTCTGTGCCTGGAGTCTGTGGTGCTCGATGCCGCGGGGACGGACGCGTGGCCTGACCAATTTCCGCGTGATTGA
- a CDS encoding AgmX/PglI C-terminal domain-containing protein, whose product MAQSVAPPPKGGSAGFIAAAVVMLLLMGGLIFWKTRGGDEKPAPTPPPPPPTATEQVFEAPPPPPPPPPPPEEDAGKKPVGKLVGVGGGGCSGECKGTASAALRSALASKAGAARGCYERGLRQNATMQGRLVISVRVGPNGQVCSAGVASNALGDPGVASCVVGLFRSAAFPKPEGGCVDTQVPMNFVPKGGGK is encoded by the coding sequence ATGGCCCAATCGGTTGCGCCCCCGCCCAAAGGGGGAAGTGCTGGCTTCATCGCCGCGGCAGTAGTGATGCTGCTGTTGATGGGCGGGCTCATCTTCTGGAAGACGCGCGGTGGCGACGAAAAGCCTGCGCCGACCCCGCCGCCGCCGCCGCCGACGGCCACCGAGCAAGTCTTCGAAGCCCCTCCGCCTCCCCCTCCACCTCCCCCTCCACCGGAAGAAGACGCCGGCAAAAAGCCCGTGGGTAAGCTCGTTGGGGTTGGCGGTGGCGGCTGTAGCGGCGAGTGCAAGGGCACCGCGTCGGCCGCCCTTCGGTCCGCTCTGGCTTCAAAAGCCGGCGCGGCTCGAGGCTGTTACGAGCGCGGATTGCGGCAGAACGCCACGATGCAGGGGCGGCTCGTCATCAGTGTGCGGGTGGGACCCAACGGCCAGGTCTGCAGCGCCGGTGTGGCCAGCAACGCCCTCGGCGACCCCGGCGTTGCGTCGTGTGTGGTCGGCCTGTTCCGCTCGGCGGCCTTCCCCAAGCCCGAGGGGGGTTGCGTCGACACCCAAGTTCCGATGAACTTCGTGCCGAAGGGCGGAGGCAAGTGA
- the rsmD gene encoding 16S rRNA (guanine(966)-N(2))-methyltransferase RsmD: MRVTGGRLGGRTLRAPKGDRTRPTTDRVRESLFQILGDLSGLAVLDLYAGTGALGIEALSRGAARATFVEVDRSALKALRQNLEALGLEEASRVLGSPIERALSSLRSSGPYDLVLADPPWADLDVLVRALPTLLATLNLPTSAQLIIEHSARDSVHLPTGAPLVLLDRRDWGDTAVSMFSPSKPGKG; the protein is encoded by the coding sequence ATGCGGGTGACCGGCGGGCGGCTCGGCGGGCGTACCCTCCGCGCGCCGAAGGGTGACCGCACGCGTCCAACGACCGACCGGGTACGGGAGAGCCTGTTCCAGATCTTGGGCGACCTGTCGGGGCTGGCCGTGCTGGACCTCTACGCCGGAACGGGCGCCCTCGGCATCGAGGCGCTATCGCGTGGGGCAGCACGCGCAACCTTCGTCGAGGTCGACCGCTCGGCACTCAAGGCGCTGCGCCAGAACCTGGAGGCGTTGGGGCTCGAGGAGGCGAGCCGAGTGCTCGGCTCACCCATCGAGCGCGCGCTGTCATCGCTGCGCAGCTCGGGACCCTACGATCTCGTCCTGGCGGACCCTCCGTGGGCGGACCTCGATGTGCTCGTCCGAGCGCTGCCAACGCTCCTCGCGACGCTGAATTTACCGACCTCCGCGCAGCTGATCATTGAGCACTCGGCGCGCGATTCCGTACATCTGCCCACTGGTGCGCCACTGGTCCTTTTGGACCGCAGAGACTGGGGCGACACGGCGGTTTCCATGTTCAGTCCCTCAAAGCCGGGAAAAGGCTGA
- the dnaJ gene encoding molecular chaperone DnaJ → MSEKRDFYEVLEVPKDAAADDIRKAYRKAALKYHPDRNPGDAAAEEKFKEATEAYSVLSDEQKKEQYDRFGHAGLGQGGFDFQHAGVGDILSQFQDLFSDFFGGFGGFSGGGQRRRRGPERGQDVRVEAAISLKDAFAGTKHEVGIRGSAPCDTCGGSGAQAGTRPERCSQCNGNGQVTTQRGFIMFSTTCPRCRGTGEHIAKPCESCSGTRYVEKKRKVLVTFPAGIDTGQTLRVPGQGMPGPANGVPGDLYVDVVLEEDATFQRDGQDLVARRQISFPEAALGGDVTLELPDGVSVSADVPAGTQPGTVISIRGKGMPRLDGRGRGDLHIVVEVAVPKKLSRRAKKLLQELEEELGESDDKEACVG, encoded by the coding sequence ATGAGCGAGAAGCGCGACTTTTACGAGGTCCTCGAGGTCCCGAAGGACGCCGCGGCGGACGACATCCGCAAGGCGTACCGGAAAGCTGCGCTCAAATACCACCCGGACCGAAACCCCGGCGACGCCGCTGCCGAGGAGAAATTCAAGGAGGCCACCGAGGCCTACAGCGTGCTCTCGGACGAGCAGAAGAAGGAGCAGTACGACCGCTTCGGCCACGCCGGATTGGGCCAGGGAGGCTTCGACTTCCAGCACGCCGGGGTCGGCGACATCCTCAGCCAGTTCCAGGATCTGTTCTCGGACTTCTTCGGAGGCTTCGGCGGTTTTTCAGGGGGTGGTCAGCGCCGGCGCCGCGGACCCGAGCGCGGTCAAGACGTGCGGGTCGAGGCCGCCATCAGCCTCAAGGACGCCTTTGCCGGCACCAAACACGAGGTCGGAATTCGGGGCAGCGCGCCTTGTGACACGTGCGGCGGAAGCGGCGCGCAGGCCGGCACTCGACCCGAGCGTTGTTCGCAGTGCAACGGCAACGGCCAGGTGACGACCCAGCGTGGGTTCATCATGTTCAGCACCACGTGCCCGCGCTGCCGCGGCACCGGCGAGCACATCGCAAAACCCTGCGAGTCTTGCTCGGGCACACGCTACGTCGAGAAGAAGCGGAAGGTGCTGGTCACCTTCCCAGCTGGCATCGATACCGGGCAGACGTTGCGTGTTCCAGGACAAGGCATGCCCGGTCCCGCCAACGGTGTGCCCGGCGACTTGTACGTCGACGTCGTGCTCGAAGAGGACGCGACGTTTCAGCGCGACGGACAGGACCTGGTAGCACGCCGACAGATCTCGTTCCCGGAAGCGGCGCTCGGCGGCGACGTCACACTGGAGCTACCCGACGGAGTCAGCGTCAGCGCCGACGTCCCGGCGGGCACTCAACCCGGTACCGTGATCAGCATTCGGGGCAAAGGCATGCCACGGCTCGACGGGCGGGGCCGGGGTGACTTGCACATCGTGGTCGAGGTTGCAGTCCCGAAGAAGCTCAGCCGGCGCGCGAAGAAGCTCTTGCAAGAGCTCGAAGAAGAGCTGGGCGAGAGCGACGACAAAGAAGCCTGCGTGGGCTGA
- a CDS encoding anthranilate synthase component I family protein, which produces MQVFEKKLIVDGITPVGAYAALRTDAGRGSFLLESVVPGERWGRYSILGVRPRSEIVLPAQSGVDPFATLQSRLPTRAGAEPDIARRLATAHFGVVTYDAVHSAFKVDDWPGPPTPIVRLLGEPTLIVFDNLTHTATVAGTDSSEVDRVEALLARVPALSPFPAPDTAQLPADVEVDTSDEEYGRRVERVKELIVSGDAFQVVVARTFSVPAGRADAFDVYRALRVLSPAPYMYLFEMPARADAPALALAGASPETLVRVEGSTVTVRPIAGTRRRGRTPDEDAELAAEMLADPKEVAEHVMLIDLARNDVGRVSRAGSVRLDQRMLVERFSHVMHIVSEVAGELGPEVGPWDVLRATFPAGTLTGAPKVRAMQIVRELESRPRGVYGGAVGYVSAGLDLDFAIAIRTVVLRDGRFEVSAGAGIVADSVPALEAKETRNKARAGLAAVEAARRARAET; this is translated from the coding sequence ATGCAGGTGTTCGAAAAGAAGCTGATCGTCGACGGGATCACCCCGGTCGGCGCCTACGCCGCGCTCCGGACCGACGCCGGGCGCGGGAGCTTCTTGCTCGAGAGCGTGGTGCCCGGCGAGCGCTGGGGCAGATATTCGATCTTGGGCGTGCGACCGCGGAGCGAGATTGTTCTGCCCGCGCAGTCCGGGGTCGATCCGTTTGCGACCTTGCAGTCGCGCTTGCCGACCCGAGCGGGCGCTGAGCCCGACATTGCCCGGCGGCTCGCCACGGCCCACTTCGGCGTCGTCACCTACGACGCGGTCCACTCGGCCTTCAAGGTCGACGACTGGCCCGGACCGCCGACACCCATCGTGCGGCTGCTCGGCGAGCCGACGCTGATCGTCTTCGACAATCTGACTCACACCGCGACCGTGGCGGGGACCGATTCGAGTGAGGTCGATCGGGTCGAAGCGCTGCTCGCTCGCGTGCCGGCCCTGTCTCCGTTCCCGGCGCCGGACACGGCGCAGCTTCCGGCGGACGTGGAGGTCGACACGAGCGACGAGGAATACGGTCGGCGGGTCGAGCGGGTCAAGGAGCTGATCGTCAGCGGGGATGCGTTCCAGGTCGTGGTCGCGCGCACGTTCTCCGTCCCGGCAGGGCGCGCGGATGCCTTCGACGTGTACCGCGCGCTGCGAGTGCTGTCGCCCGCGCCGTACATGTACCTGTTCGAGATGCCCGCGCGAGCGGATGCGCCGGCGCTGGCTCTGGCCGGCGCCAGTCCGGAGACGCTCGTCCGCGTCGAAGGCTCCACCGTCACCGTTCGGCCCATCGCCGGCACACGGCGACGCGGCCGCACACCGGACGAAGATGCCGAGCTCGCGGCGGAGATGCTGGCGGATCCAAAAGAGGTCGCGGAGCACGTGATGTTGATCGACCTCGCGCGGAACGACGTCGGGCGCGTCAGCCGCGCCGGCAGCGTGCGGCTCGACCAACGCATGCTCGTCGAGCGCTTCAGTCACGTGATGCACATCGTCAGTGAGGTCGCGGGGGAGCTCGGCCCCGAGGTGGGTCCGTGGGACGTGCTCAGGGCGACCTTCCCCGCCGGGACACTGACGGGGGCACCCAAGGTCCGCGCCATGCAAATCGTGCGGGAGCTGGAGTCACGCCCGCGCGGTGTCTACGGGGGCGCCGTCGGGTACGTGAGCGCGGGTCTGGATCTCGACTTTGCGATCGCGATTCGCACGGTGGTGCTCCGGGACGGGCGCTTCGAAGTGAGCGCGGGCGCTGGCATCGTGGCCGACAGTGTGCCCGCGCTGGAGGCGAAAGAGACCCGCAACAAGGCGCGAGCCGGGCTGGCCGCGGTGGAGGCTGCTCGACGGGCTCGTGCGGAGACTTAG